Proteins encoded within one genomic window of Fibrobacter sp. UWB16:
- a CDS encoding arginase family protein: protein MMITVQDFTGVYAEQAFMQELRATAETSKDVRWLDCTKIVGTDCYCDDDAIKEINESIDNAESDSKSECNRIIENRDNSTNDIAPQPSIHFFDNGNYHYMSKLWTDRVQEPFTLIVFDHHPDMQPPRFGGILSCGGWVKEVLDNNKFIQNAIIIGVKDELVETVREELSQSRESSILDKVTFIRESELSILSSLICSDFVNVLSPNLYISIDKDALSPSYAVTNWDQGSLTLDALKDCITALTTGRRILGVDICGERAHDFEGDEHHTIQEADTLNSELNRELVEFLKKIKEY, encoded by the coding sequence ATGATGATTACAGTTCAAGATTTCACGGGCGTTTACGCCGAGCAAGCCTTTATGCAAGAACTGCGCGCCACCGCAGAAACAAGCAAGGACGTTCGCTGGCTCGACTGCACAAAAATCGTAGGAACTGACTGCTACTGTGACGACGACGCCATCAAGGAAATTAACGAATCGATTGACAACGCAGAAAGCGACAGCAAAAGTGAATGCAACCGCATTATCGAGAATCGCGACAATTCCACAAACGACATTGCGCCGCAACCAAGTATTCACTTCTTTGACAACGGCAATTACCATTACATGAGCAAGCTCTGGACCGATAGAGTCCAGGAACCATTCACGCTCATCGTATTCGACCATCATCCCGACATGCAACCGCCCCGTTTCGGCGGAATTTTAAGCTGTGGCGGTTGGGTCAAAGAAGTCCTCGACAACAATAAGTTTATTCAAAATGCAATTATCATCGGTGTCAAAGACGAACTCGTCGAAACCGTCCGCGAAGAGCTTTCGCAATCTAGGGAATCAAGCATTTTAGATAAAGTGACATTCATCCGCGAAAGCGAACTCAGCATTCTCTCGTCTCTAATCTGCAGCGATTTTGTGAACGTCCTCTCGCCTAATCTCTACATTTCCATCGACAAAGACGCACTCTCGCCATCCTATGCTGTAACCAATTGGGATCAAGGTTCACTTACGCTTGACGCCCTCAAAGATTGCATCACCGCACTTACCACAGGTCGCAGGATTCTCGGCGTGGACATTTGCGGTGAACGCGCCCACGATTTCGAAGGCGACGAGCACCACACCATCCAAGAAGCAGACACGCTCAATAGCGAGCTGAATCGCGAACTTGTCGAGTTTTTAAAGAAGATTAAGGAATACTAG
- a CDS encoding chorismate mutase: MDINEWRIRIDELNDELMSLLNKRATYAAEIGKIKKQKGLPVFDEGREQSVLNLVAEKAAKAGGPLSPESFQNIFRVIMEETRKVEE; encoded by the coding sequence ATGGATATTAATGAATGGCGCATTCGCATTGACGAACTTAATGATGAACTGATGTCGCTCCTCAACAAGAGGGCTACATACGCTGCTGAAATTGGGAAAATCAAGAAACAGAAAGGTTTGCCCGTTTTTGATGAAGGTCGCGAACAGTCTGTCTTGAATTTGGTCGCCGAGAAGGCCGCAAAGGCCGGTGGCCCGCTTTCTCCGGAATCGTTCCAGAATATTTTCCGTGTCATCATGGAAGAAACTCGCAAGGTGGAAGAATAA
- a CDS encoding mechanosensitive ion channel family protein gives MNDYYQFAILSAVVVAVYAFLYFVVHPLAKWIAIKTPNKFDDLLVKKKVISRALFFVPVIILVQSFPYVLAKGHWLYEFCEHIGNILFTVAAFLLASAVLDVIESLNERNVKMKLRPMRGIFQAIKLAMFCVATILVASQIVNKSPVIILSTLGAMATVLLLVFRDSILGLVSGIQINLSDLLRKGDWIEIERHHADGSVIDITLTSVKVRNWDNTVSVIPAYDLITNSFRNWRGMQESGGRRIKRSLFIDQQSIRFLTPEEIEKFMKIDVLRPYLEQKLSEIGEGSGVSENVTVTKLNGRHLTNIGTFRAYCTAYLRSRKTIAQDMTLMTRQLAPTPTGLPLEIYAFANTVEWIEYENIQSDIFDFLIASLPEFGLSLYQYANRVP, from the coding sequence ATGAACGATTACTATCAATTTGCAATACTTTCAGCTGTCGTTGTGGCGGTTTATGCTTTTTTGTATTTCGTAGTGCATCCGCTTGCGAAATGGATTGCGATAAAGACTCCGAACAAGTTTGATGACTTGCTTGTGAAAAAGAAAGTGATTTCTCGTGCGCTCTTTTTTGTGCCGGTGATTATTCTGGTGCAGTCGTTCCCGTATGTGCTCGCGAAGGGCCATTGGCTTTATGAATTTTGTGAACATATCGGAAATATTTTGTTCACGGTAGCAGCATTCTTGCTCGCGAGTGCTGTGCTTGACGTCATCGAAAGCCTGAATGAACGCAATGTGAAAATGAAGTTGCGCCCGATGCGCGGCATTTTCCAGGCCATTAAACTTGCGATGTTCTGTGTGGCGACCATCCTTGTGGCTTCACAGATTGTGAATAAAAGTCCGGTGATTATTTTGTCGACTTTGGGCGCCATGGCAACGGTCTTGTTGTTGGTTTTCAGGGACTCGATTCTTGGCTTGGTCTCTGGAATCCAAATAAACTTGTCGGACCTCTTGCGCAAGGGCGACTGGATTGAAATTGAACGCCACCATGCTGATGGTTCGGTCATTGACATTACGCTTACATCTGTGAAAGTACGTAACTGGGACAATACGGTTTCGGTGATTCCGGCGTACGACTTGATTACGAATTCGTTCCGCAACTGGCGTGGTATGCAGGAATCGGGCGGTCGCCGCATCAAGCGTTCGCTTTTCATTGACCAGCAGAGCATCCGCTTTTTGACGCCTGAAGAAATTGAAAAGTTCATGAAGATTGATGTGCTGCGCCCGTACTTGGAACAAAAGTTAAGTGAAATCGGTGAAGGTTCGGGTGTGTCGGAAAATGTCACTGTGACAAAGCTGAATGGCCGCCATTTGACAAACATCGGAACGTTCAGGGCTTACTGCACGGCGTATCTCCGCAGCCGTAAGACGATTGCTCAAGACATGACGCTTATGACGCGACAGCTTGCGCCAACGCCGACCGGGCTCCCGCTTGAAATCTATGCATTTGCCAATACGGTGGAATGGATCGAATACGAAAATATCCAGTCCGATATTTTTGATTTTCTGATTGCATCGCTCCCGGAATTTGGGCTTTCGCTGTACCAGTACGCGAACCGTGTGCCGTAA
- a CDS encoding 3-phosphoshikimate 1-carboxyvinyltransferase, whose translation MEFLMNPDRERMNLTLVMALLVNGRTVLENFAWASGSEKYAEALKEFGLTYELQGHQLVLNGKGFQYSIPTMLPFKFGEADNVMLWTLASKDEEQLYTFAAEVDDVGIARVNAAKETLQKYFKIKVQKDEPAKFVFNFLRDELNVKKDSLGNVSSVMRNRLLLRALIRNDYLNFEEKSTVHDQWTKMLIYFGAAVKYEGRGMEQLSEFERRLMIAQGKKIERTQFTELSETKVITAREYYVPGDTTEATAFAVLATVGNMPKDNVIKLLNVDLNSSRAGALTCLKRMGANVETVSRREKYGDVFGDVEIKPLASGKRLQGRRFSEDVIATALEEYPLLAVAACYGEGETILRVPKEVRKEMRPKNEFLAVNLRKTGAEVGVYDDGLVIRGLETIVNGSDFDGGDSAQMGLALSVLSLALQNDEPVENMDKVEAMFPGVVDKLKNVLVAENAEKKE comes from the coding sequence ATGGAATTCTTGATGAATCCCGACCGTGAACGGATGAATTTGACGTTGGTGATGGCGCTTTTGGTGAATGGCCGCACCGTGTTGGAAAATTTTGCGTGGGCAAGTGGTAGTGAAAAGTATGCCGAGGCGCTGAAAGAATTTGGTCTCACTTACGAATTGCAAGGACATCAGCTTGTCTTGAATGGCAAGGGGTTCCAGTACTCTATTCCGACCATGCTTCCGTTCAAGTTTGGCGAAGCCGATAACGTGATGCTTTGGACGCTCGCAAGTAAGGACGAAGAACAGCTCTACACGTTTGCTGCTGAAGTTGATGATGTGGGCATTGCCCGTGTGAATGCGGCAAAGGAAACGCTCCAGAAGTATTTCAAGATTAAGGTGCAAAAGGATGAACCGGCAAAGTTTGTCTTTAACTTTTTGCGCGATGAACTAAACGTCAAGAAGGATTCTCTGGGGAACGTTTCGTCTGTGATGCGCAACAGGCTTTTGCTCCGTGCGCTTATCCGCAATGACTATTTGAATTTTGAAGAAAAGTCTACGGTACATGACCAGTGGACGAAAATGCTCATTTACTTTGGTGCGGCTGTGAAGTATGAAGGCCGTGGCATGGAACAGTTGAGCGAATTTGAACGCCGCTTGATGATTGCGCAGGGCAAGAAGATTGAACGTACGCAGTTTACGGAACTTTCGGAGACGAAGGTGATTACCGCGCGTGAATACTATGTGCCGGGTGATACGACGGAAGCGACTGCGTTTGCGGTTCTTGCGACTGTCGGTAACATGCCGAAGGACAACGTCATCAAGCTTTTGAACGTAGACTTGAACAGCAGCCGTGCGGGTGCGCTCACATGCCTCAAGCGTATGGGGGCAAACGTCGAAACGGTGAGCCGTCGTGAAAAGTATGGCGACGTTTTTGGCGATGTTGAAATCAAGCCGCTTGCTTCAGGCAAGCGCTTGCAGGGCCGTCGCTTTAGCGAAGACGTGATTGCAACGGCGCTCGAAGAATACCCGCTGTTGGCTGTGGCGGCTTGCTACGGCGAAGGCGAAACGATTTTGCGCGTGCCCAAGGAAGTCCGCAAGGAAATGCGCCCCAAGAATGAATTTTTGGCGGTGAACTTGCGCAAGACGGGTGCCGAAGTTGGCGTGTACGACGATGGCCTTGTGATTCGCGGCCTTGAAACGATTGTGAACGGTAGCGATTTTGACGGTGGCGATTCGGCGCAGATGGGGCTTGCCTTGAGCGTGTTGTCGCTTGCGCTCCAGAACGATGAACCGGTCGAAAATATGGACAAGGTCGAAGCGATGTTCCCGGGTGTTGTCGACAAGCTCAAGAATGTGCTTGTGGCGGAAAACGCCGAGAAGAAGGAATAA
- a CDS encoding pseudouridine synthase translates to MISKRGFCSRSQAENLVREGRVSLRGKIVRDPDTPARENDEICVDGKPVKASEFVYFMMNKPRGYVTTASDEKGRATVMDLFREQYAKMFPDKPVPHISPVGRLDAASEGLLLFTNDTQWADALLNPQESRGSKAEMTNASVILSPGTESGINSTKDPVTVPHTKIYRVQVNGHLTAEELSQMEKGFNVPPRVFGEPEEFMHAVSAKLYSAGEKNCWLEITLDEGKNREIRRMLAKLGYEVLRLVRIKFCNFELGDLKQGEIKQIAVYPSSQVFREERPQSPCGACE, encoded by the coding sequence GTGATTTCTAAGCGCGGTTTTTGCAGCAGAAGCCAAGCAGAAAACCTGGTCCGCGAGGGCCGGGTTTCTTTGCGTGGTAAAATCGTCCGCGATCCGGACACTCCCGCCCGCGAAAATGATGAAATATGCGTTGACGGAAAGCCCGTAAAAGCAAGCGAGTTCGTTTACTTTATGATGAACAAGCCGCGTGGCTACGTCACTACGGCAAGCGACGAAAAAGGGCGCGCAACCGTGATGGACCTTTTCCGCGAGCAATACGCCAAGATGTTCCCCGACAAACCCGTACCGCATATATCGCCCGTTGGCAGGCTCGATGCCGCTAGCGAAGGGTTGTTGCTATTTACAAATGACACGCAATGGGCGGATGCTTTGCTGAATCCTCAAGAGTCGCGCGGTTCAAAGGCAGAAATGACAAACGCAAGCGTCATCCTGAGTCCCGGAACGGAGTCCGGGATAAACTCCACGAAGGATCCAGTAACAGTTCCGCATACAAAAATCTACCGTGTTCAGGTTAACGGCCACCTCACTGCCGAAGAACTTTCGCAAATGGAAAAAGGCTTCAACGTCCCACCCCGCGTTTTTGGCGAACCCGAAGAGTTCATGCACGCCGTCAGCGCCAAACTTTACAGCGCAGGCGAAAAGAACTGTTGGTTAGAAATCACTTTGGACGAAGGCAAGAATCGTGAAATTCGCCGCATGCTCGCGAAGCTCGGCTACGAAGTTTTACGCCTTGTGCGCATCAAGTTCTGCAATTTTGAGTTGGGCGATTTAAAGCAGGGCGAGATCAAGCAGATCGCGGTTTACCCGTCCAGCCAAGTTTTTCGCGAAGAGCGCCCACAAAGCCCGTGTGGCGCATGCGAATAA
- a CDS encoding type II toxin-antitoxin system RelB/DinJ family antitoxin gives MANAVLQTRIDKATKDEAEQLFESLGLDITTAIRLFLKQAINQRCIPFEIVPPQREFSDSTLAAIEEAKSLARNPKAKRYSSAKELLEDCK, from the coding sequence ATGGCAAATGCAGTTTTACAGACAAGAATCGACAAAGCCACTAAGGATGAGGCTGAGCAGTTATTTGAATCTCTCGGTCTGGATATTACTACGGCAATTAGACTGTTCTTGAAACAGGCTATTAACCAACGCTGCATCCCTTTTGAAATTGTTCCTCCTCAACGCGAGTTTTCCGATTCGACATTAGCCGCTATTGAAGAAGCTAAAAGTCTTGCTAGAAATCCAAAAGCGAAAAGATATTCTTCTGCTAAGGAACTCCTTGAGGATTGCAAGTAA
- a CDS encoding NAD(+)/NADH kinase yields MNKSFSSIGIVGFKDKSADLACALKQITSWALEHPQVKFYALDSLKELVKKPIRVVKESALQKTDLLLAIGGDGTVLTAAHMALGHNIPILGVNAGRVGFLAESRVEGLTKTLDSLLAGDFSTRERMMIEAAVYHGRKCIAKQTVLNEVHVRAHAPERMVNVNVAYNDTCLTEYWADSILVSTPTGSTAYNLAAGGPIIHPSTPAVVLTPVAPSSLSVRPLVLSLTDKKLRMASAVNCSLDLVFDGRITLEMKPDEYVMLSESKLVTTFIRMRHTGFVGALREKLGWTGKPRSA; encoded by the coding sequence ATGAACAAGTCTTTCAGCAGCATTGGAATTGTCGGGTTCAAGGACAAGAGTGCCGATTTGGCATGTGCCTTGAAGCAGATTACTTCTTGGGCGCTTGAACACCCGCAGGTGAAATTTTATGCGCTCGATTCCCTCAAGGAACTCGTGAAAAAGCCGATTCGCGTGGTGAAAGAATCCGCGTTGCAGAAGACGGATTTGCTGCTTGCGATTGGCGGTGACGGCACGGTGCTGACGGCCGCGCACATGGCGCTTGGCCACAACATCCCGATTCTTGGAGTGAATGCCGGGCGCGTGGGATTCTTGGCGGAATCGCGTGTGGAAGGCTTGACCAAGACGCTCGATAGCTTGCTTGCTGGCGACTTCTCAACTCGCGAACGCATGATGATCGAGGCTGCGGTTTATCACGGCAGAAAGTGCATTGCAAAGCAGACTGTTCTGAATGAAGTCCACGTGCGCGCGCACGCTCCGGAACGCATGGTGAACGTGAACGTGGCTTATAACGATACTTGCTTGACGGAATACTGGGCGGATTCAATTCTCGTTTCGACTCCGACGGGTTCAACGGCATACAATTTGGCGGCTGGTGGCCCGATTATCCATCCTTCGACGCCTGCGGTGGTGCTCACGCCTGTGGCTCCGAGTAGTCTCTCGGTGCGTCCGCTTGTGCTTTCGCTGACGGATAAAAAGTTGCGAATGGCGTCTGCGGTGAATTGCTCGCTGGACCTCGTTTTTGACGGGCGCATCACGCTAGAAATGAAACCGGATGAATATGTGATGTTGTCAGAAAGTAAACTTGTGACGACGTTTATTCGCATGCGCCACACGGGCTTTGTGGGCGCTCTTCGCGAAAAACTTGGCTGGACGGGTAAACCGCGATCTGCTTGA
- a CDS encoding nucleoside deaminase — protein sequence MQEELKNITDEDKRFMQMAIQLSVENVDNGGGPFGAVIVKDGEVVATGANRVVPNNDPTAHAEVTAIRNACAKLGTFMLDGCTVYTSCEPCPMCLSALYWARVKRICYANTKADAAAIEFDDSFIYDQLDLPYEKRAIKCDHFMRNDALVAFKKWASKTDKTRY from the coding sequence ATGCAAGAAGAATTGAAGAATATTACGGACGAAGACAAGCGCTTTATGCAGATGGCTATTCAGTTGTCCGTTGAAAATGTTGATAATGGCGGTGGTCCGTTTGGCGCTGTTATTGTCAAGGATGGCGAGGTCGTGGCGACGGGCGCAAATCGCGTTGTGCCGAATAATGATCCGACGGCTCATGCCGAGGTGACTGCAATTCGCAATGCTTGTGCAAAACTCGGAACGTTCATGTTGGACGGCTGTACCGTTTACACGAGCTGCGAACCCTGCCCGATGTGCTTGAGCGCTTTGTACTGGGCTCGTGTCAAGCGCATCTGCTATGCCAATACAAAAGCCGATGCCGCGGCCATCGAATTCGACGATTCCTTTATCTATGATCAACTCGATTTGCCGTACGAAAAACGTGCTATCAAGTGCGACCATTTTATGCGAAACGATGCGCTTGTTGCTTTCAAAAAGTGGGCGTCAAAGACAGACAAGACGCGCTATTAG
- a CDS encoding carbohydrate-binding protein, producing the protein MFEASNRILAVLCGLAVCASAAVDQCKPIGWATRLGRTSTEFNVTGGGNATPITVKTFADLQKYAKDSSPRVIYIDGTLGDGWSGRTGDRLNITGSNKTIIGLKPGTVLKAPIHISKASNIIVRNIVIQGPGSNAEQAWDNLTIENNGSKNIWIDHCEFWDGQDGNADVVKGADNVTFTWCIFGYKKKSSHNLSNLIGSSDNEPESEGKLNVTYMFNWWQAANQRKPRCRYGNVHVVNNLLTGNASITNGTDVLGVSAGHMCKVRTERNVFINEANPIYTGNANGTGVNEVIDNIFTNCSGNTKGTGTSFTPPYEYTSFMLKASEVEAAVKANAGATLKSPTECDANYVEPEPPTPDKQFQAETGTITGGVSESSNGGYHGDGYVNFDKGGDVVVNVKVDTAGQYRFDIDFANGSSEARSLAISAGLDTATTSFKTTGGWTVWETSEVLINLAAGENAVRFATVGGNDGPNIDQFDVTLVKAAEKDTTEKPTSIHTKTAAVVAPSVYRVSIFDTKGALVRRMNVESAKVGDVAWMTRGLPAGLYVMQLKSAGSERRKFIAVK; encoded by the coding sequence ATGTTTGAAGCTTCGAATCGAATTTTAGCGGTGCTGTGCGGACTTGCTGTTTGTGCGTCTGCGGCGGTAGATCAGTGCAAGCCGATTGGCTGGGCGACTCGTTTGGGCCGTACTTCGACTGAATTTAATGTAACCGGTGGCGGAAATGCAACTCCCATTACCGTAAAAACATTTGCTGATTTGCAAAAGTACGCGAAGGATTCTTCTCCGCGTGTGATTTACATAGACGGTACGCTTGGCGATGGCTGGAGCGGGCGAACGGGGGACCGCTTGAATATCACGGGTTCCAACAAGACCATCATCGGACTTAAGCCGGGGACTGTGCTTAAAGCGCCAATTCACATCAGCAAGGCTTCAAACATTATCGTCCGCAATATCGTGATTCAAGGGCCGGGCAGTAATGCTGAGCAGGCTTGGGACAACCTCACCATTGAAAATAACGGTTCCAAAAATATATGGATTGACCACTGTGAATTCTGGGATGGTCAGGATGGCAATGCCGATGTGGTAAAAGGTGCAGATAACGTAACGTTTACGTGGTGCATTTTTGGCTACAAGAAAAAGAGTTCGCACAACCTTTCGAATCTCATCGGCAGTTCTGACAATGAACCCGAAAGCGAAGGCAAGCTGAATGTGACCTACATGTTCAACTGGTGGCAGGCAGCCAACCAGCGCAAACCACGCTGCCGTTACGGAAACGTTCATGTGGTGAACAACTTGCTTACGGGCAATGCTAGCATCACAAACGGAACCGATGTGCTTGGCGTTTCGGCTGGCCACATGTGCAAAGTGCGCACGGAACGTAATGTATTTATCAACGAAGCAAACCCAATTTATACGGGCAATGCGAACGGCACGGGCGTGAACGAAGTCATCGACAATATTTTCACGAATTGCTCGGGCAATACAAAGGGAACAGGGACTTCTTTTACACCGCCGTATGAATACACGAGCTTTATGCTCAAGGCGAGCGAAGTTGAAGCTGCCGTGAAGGCGAATGCGGGCGCTACGCTCAAGAGTCCGACGGAATGTGATGCTAATTATGTGGAACCGGAACCGCCGACACCTGATAAACAGTTCCAGGCCGAAACGGGTACGATTACAGGTGGCGTTTCTGAAAGCAGCAATGGCGGTTACCACGGCGATGGCTATGTGAATTTCGATAAGGGCGGCGATGTCGTCGTGAACGTGAAAGTCGATACGGCTGGCCAATATCGCTTTGATATCGATTTTGCAAATGGCTCCAGTGAAGCACGCTCTCTTGCGATTTCTGCTGGTTTAGATACGGCAACGACATCTTTCAAGACTACTGGTGGCTGGACCGTCTGGGAAACTTCAGAAGTTTTGATTAATCTGGCGGCTGGCGAAAATGCAGTGAGGTTTGCAACCGTTGGCGGCAATGACGGCCCGAACATCGACCAGTTCGATGTAACGCTTGTGAAGGCTGCTGAAAAAGATACGACGGAAAAGCCGACGTCGATTCACACGAAAACAGCTGCTGTGGTCGCGCCGAGCGTCTATCGCGTTAGCATTTTCGATACAAAGGGCGCATTGGTGCGCCGCATGAATGTGGAATCCGCAAAAGTTGGCGATGTCGCTTGGATGACCCGCGGCCTGCCTGCAGGGCTTTACGTGATGCAACTGAAAAGCGCAGGCTCGGAACGCCGCAAGTTTATTGCAGTGAAGTAG
- a CDS encoding type II toxin-antitoxin system YafQ family toxin, whose protein sequence is MVYELLKTSRFKAGVKLARKRGLDISLLENVIEKLRLDQPLDAKHRNHELSGNFKGVWECHIQPDWLLLYLKDNGVLVLTLVDTGSHSDIFKK, encoded by the coding sequence ATGGTATACGAGCTTCTTAAGACATCTCGCTTTAAGGCTGGTGTAAAGCTTGCGCGAAAGCGGGGATTAGATATTTCTCTTCTAGAGAATGTCATTGAAAAATTGCGACTTGATCAACCACTTGATGCAAAGCATCGTAATCATGAATTGTCAGGGAATTTCAAAGGCGTCTGGGAATGCCATATTCAGCCGGATTGGCTATTGCTTTACTTGAAGGATAATGGCGTGCTAGTGCTGACTTTGGTTGACACTGGATCGCATAGCGATATCTTTAAAAAATGA
- the hisC gene encoding histidinol-phosphate transaminase — protein sequence MDINQLAQQHILKQPLYVTGKPIAYTAREFGLDPKDIDKLASNENPFGPSPKGMAEARKALEEVNLYPDGGSYDLIGKIAEFRGVNRDQIAVGNGSNELLDMIAQVFLGPGTEAVMGNHSFAVYKLATMAMNAKIVEVDMPAPGYNYNLKAMRDAVNEKTRIVFLANPNNPTGSDLTAKEILDFADSLPETCVLVMDEAYTEFIEDTPELVPDFNSRIAAGKNIICCRTFSKIYGLAGLRVGYCITRPEIVALINRVREPFNVNSIAQAAAIGAIDDQDYVNKVRELNKKGLEQLKAGFKELGLPYVDSHANFIAVSGFKDPMDAFKFLQAKGTIIRPQPAMGDVLRITVGTEAQNKKCLENIKAYLGK from the coding sequence ATGGATATCAATCAGCTCGCACAACAGCACATTTTGAAGCAGCCGCTCTACGTGACCGGCAAACCCATCGCCTACACCGCTCGTGAATTCGGCCTCGACCCGAAAGACATTGACAAGCTCGCCAGCAACGAAAACCCGTTTGGCCCGAGCCCGAAGGGCATGGCCGAAGCTCGCAAGGCTTTGGAAGAAGTGAACCTCTATCCGGATGGCGGTTCTTACGACCTCATCGGAAAGATTGCTGAATTCCGCGGCGTGAACCGCGACCAGATCGCTGTGGGTAACGGCAGTAACGAACTCTTGGACATGATTGCCCAGGTGTTCCTCGGCCCCGGCACGGAAGCCGTCATGGGCAACCACAGCTTCGCTGTTTACAAGCTCGCCACGATGGCCATGAACGCCAAGATTGTTGAAGTTGACATGCCAGCTCCGGGATACAACTACAACCTCAAGGCTATGCGCGACGCCGTGAACGAAAAGACCCGCATCGTGTTCCTCGCCAACCCGAACAACCCGACCGGTTCTGACCTCACCGCCAAGGAAATCCTCGACTTCGCCGACAGCCTCCCGGAAACTTGCGTTCTCGTGATGGACGAAGCCTACACTGAATTTATCGAAGACACGCCGGAACTCGTTCCGGATTTCAACAGCCGCATCGCCGCTGGCAAGAACATCATCTGCTGCCGTACGTTCAGCAAGATCTACGGTCTCGCTGGTCTCCGCGTGGGCTACTGCATCACCCGTCCGGAAATCGTCGCCCTCATCAACCGCGTGCGTGAACCGTTCAACGTGAACAGCATCGCTCAGGCAGCAGCCATCGGCGCTATCGACGACCAGGATTACGTGAACAAGGTTCGCGAACTCAACAAGAAGGGTCTCGAACAGCTCAAGGCTGGTTTCAAGGAACTCGGCCTCCCCTACGTCGACAGCCACGCAAACTTCATCGCCGTCAGTGGATTCAAGGATCCGATGGACGCCTTCAAGTTCTTGCAGGCCAAGGGTACCATCATCCGTCCGCAGCCGGCTATGGGTGACGTGCTCCGCATTACCGTCGGTACCGAAGCTCAGAACAAGAAATGCCTCGAAAACATCAAGGCATATCTCGGCAAGTAA
- a CDS encoding prephenate dehydrogenase/arogenate dehydrogenase family protein, with amino-acid sequence MVARITMVGFGLLASSIAAAIKQAELPTKIRAVSSPATLKRARELELADEFFEYDETEKWAKDSDLILLCAPILHILKMIDALGKVSWAGANAGREILVSDIGSTKVEICKAGVRLPSPFRFVGSHPMAGSEKRTCEYNDPAIFENAYWFVCPPDGTPESVYAPLLEIIRFVGANPVVFPPEHHDRTMAWVSHMPQMLSSTLAGNLPERLLKHNYQHFAGRAFRDMTRIAASGWGMWHDIAVTNRDETTRALCEVRDGLDKTIAAMNGLNVVKDGKPASGNFENDEHSVVADNSQALADIFKAGNDGRASLFAPGRNNTNSFYEITVQLKDKPGALLSVMQPLAEEGINIRDIELMKVRENVAGTLLLAFKTQEEAARAVKTLQYLEYEVKERR; translated from the coding sequence ATGGTTGCCCGCATTACTATGGTGGGGTTTGGTCTCTTGGCAAGCTCGATTGCTGCTGCTATCAAACAGGCTGAGCTCCCGACGAAGATTCGAGCCGTGAGTTCTCCTGCAACGCTCAAGCGTGCTCGTGAACTTGAACTTGCCGATGAATTTTTTGAATACGACGAGACTGAAAAATGGGCGAAGGATAGCGACCTGATTTTGCTCTGTGCGCCGATCCTCCACATTTTGAAGATGATTGATGCGCTTGGTAAAGTTTCGTGGGCAGGTGCTAATGCTGGCCGAGAAATCTTGGTGAGCGATATCGGTTCGACAAAGGTTGAAATTTGCAAGGCGGGCGTGCGCTTGCCCTCTCCGTTCCGCTTTGTCGGTAGCCATCCGATGGCGGGTTCTGAAAAACGCACTTGCGAATACAACGATCCTGCGATTTTTGAAAATGCATATTGGTTTGTCTGCCCGCCAGATGGAACGCCTGAATCTGTTTATGCCCCGCTTTTGGAAATTATCCGCTTTGTGGGCGCAAATCCTGTCGTGTTCCCGCCGGAACATCACGACCGCACGATGGCATGGGTGAGTCACATGCCGCAGATGCTGAGCTCAACGCTTGCCGGGAACTTGCCGGAACGCTTGCTCAAGCACAACTACCAGCATTTTGCAGGCCGCGCTTTCCGCGACATGACGCGTATTGCCGCCTCGGGCTGGGGAATGTGGCATGATATCGCCGTGACGAATCGCGACGAGACGACTCGCGCCCTTTGCGAAGTCCGTGATGGTCTCGACAAGACGATTGCGGCGATGAACGGACTCAACGTCGTGAAGGACGGTAAGCCTGCTTCGGGTAATTTTGAAAATGACGAGCATAGCGTGGTTGCCGATAATTCGCAGGCGCTTGCTGATATTTTCAAGGCGGGTAACGATGGACGTGCGAGCTTATTTGCTCCGGGTCGCAATAACACCAACTCGTTCTACGAAATTACGGTCCAGCTCAAGGATAAGCCGGGCGCTCTGTTGAGCGTGATGCAGCCACTTGCCGAAGAAGGCATCAACATTCGCGACATAGAACTCATGAAAGTCCGCGAAAATGTGGCGGGTACGCTTTTGCTTGCGTTCAAGACTCAAGAAGAAGCGGCCCGTGCCGTGAAGACGCTGCAATATTTGGAATACGAAGTTAAAGAAAGACGTTAA